One window of the Candidatus Zixiibacteriota bacterium genome contains the following:
- the gapA gene encoding glyceraldehyde-3-phosphate dehydrogenase A (Evidence 2a : Function from experimental evidences in other organisms; PubMedId : 1862091, 2124629, 2990926, 775311, 7896119, 8636984, 9298646; Product type e : enzyme) has protein sequence MAVKVGINGFGRIGRLVFKAARKSNLDIVGINDITDAPTLAHLLKYDSIHGKYPGAISYDNGFLIVDGKKIKVTAERDASKLPWKELGVQVVVESTGIMKDKADASKHITAGAKKVLISAPAKGHDGTFVIGVNDKEYDKSKHDVISIGSCTTNGLAPVVKVLLDNFGIERGFMTTIHSYTNDQKILDLPHKDLRRARAAALSMIPTSTGAAKAISEVIPAMKGKMDGVAIRVPTPDASLVDLAVVLGKETTKEEINTAMKKAAEGSLKGILEYCTEPVVSVDIIGNTHSSIFDAELTMVKGNMAKVFSWYDNEWGFSCRMVEMLEKMI, from the coding sequence ATGGCTGTTAAGGTCGGTATAAATGGATTCGGACGGATCGGGCGGCTGGTATTCAAGGCGGCCCGGAAATCAAATCTTGATATTGTCGGCATTAATGATATCACCGATGCCCCTACCCTGGCGCATCTTCTTAAATACGACTCCATCCACGGCAAATATCCGGGGGCGATCAGCTATGACAACGGATTCCTGATTGTCGATGGCAAGAAGATCAAGGTCACGGCGGAAAGGGACGCCTCCAAACTCCCCTGGAAGGAATTGGGGGTGCAGGTGGTGGTGGAATCGACCGGAATTATGAAGGACAAGGCGGATGCCTCCAAGCATATTACCGCCGGCGCCAAGAAGGTCCTTATTTCGGCCCCGGCCAAAGGGCATGACGGGACATTCGTTATCGGCGTCAATGATAAAGAATACGACAAGAGCAAGCATGATGTTATTTCTATCGGCAGTTGCACCACCAACGGCCTCGCCCCGGTGGTCAAGGTTCTTCTCGATAATTTCGGGATCGAACGCGGTTTCATGACGACCATCCATTCCTATACCAACGACCAGAAAATTCTGGACCTGCCGCATAAGGATCTGCGGCGGGCCCGGGCGGCGGCTCTTTCCATGATTCCCACTTCGACCGGCGCCGCCAAGGCAATTTCCGAAGTCATTCCCGCCATGAAGGGGAAAATGGATGGCGTCGCAATCCGCGTCCCCACGCCCGATGCCTCGCTGGTCGACCTGGCCGTTGTTCTGGGGAAAGAAACGACCAAAGAGGAGATCAATACCGCTATGAAAAAGGCCGCGGAGGGCTCTTTAAAGGGTATTCTTGAATACTGCACGGAGCCGGTGGTATCGGTAGACATTATCGGCAATACCCACAGCTCAATATTTGACGCCGAACTCACTATGGTTAAAGGAAACATGGCCAAGGTCTTCTCGTGGTATGATAACGAATGGGGTTTCTCCTGCCGCATGGTGGAGATGCTGGAGAAGATGATTTAA
- a CDS encoding hypothetical protein (Evidence 5 : Unknown function), producing MVKKIIILVTLVFIGGILEPARTSAVEIVPTDLGHKHFAGVRIGAWTSTGGSSALNDSLQYSKSSIYAEFFYAHRFVPALAGELSIGIFSRGDFHYLVQQDVLLGTVNLYPIMLSAKIYPLAGLSGSKIYPYIQAGGCLFFGRRTATDYYYGYDFVDQSDTKITYVVGGGIDFQVADQIGLTSNVKYIPVKFGSPLAGIKDYSGWQVSFGVGYIFGKKH from the coding sequence TTGGTTAAGAAAATTATTATTCTGGTGACATTGGTTTTTATCGGCGGGATACTCGAACCGGCAAGGACGAGCGCGGTTGAAATAGTGCCGACCGATTTGGGGCATAAGCATTTCGCGGGAGTCAGAATCGGCGCCTGGACCTCGACCGGCGGTTCGAGTGCATTGAATGATTCATTACAATACTCCAAAAGCAGCATATACGCCGAATTTTTCTATGCGCATCGTTTTGTTCCGGCATTGGCCGGGGAACTATCGATTGGCATATTCAGCCGCGGCGATTTCCACTATCTGGTTCAGCAGGATGTTCTTCTCGGCACCGTCAATCTCTATCCTATTATGCTGTCGGCCAAGATTTATCCTCTGGCGGGACTCAGCGGAAGCAAGATCTATCCTTATATCCAGGCCGGAGGGTGTCTCTTTTTCGGCCGACGGACCGCGACCGATTATTACTACGGATATGACTTTGTCGATCAAAGCGACACTAAGATCACTTATGTCGTCGGCGGAGGTATCGATTTCCAGGTCGCGGATCAGATCGGTCTGACAAGCAACGTGAAATATATTCCGGTGAAATTCGGCTCGCCTCTCGCCGGTATTAAGGATTATTCGGGCTGGCAAGTTTCATTCGGAGTGGGATATATTTTTGGAAAAAAACATTGA
- the pfp gene encoding Pyrophosphate--fructose 6-phosphate 1-phosphotransferase — protein sequence MRVGILTGGGDCPGLNAVIRAVVRKGLDVYHYEILGIYEGWKGLIKEGLIRPLALSDVSGILHRGGTILRSSRTNPFKVENGVETIRANLKKYNIEALIAVGGEDTLGVAARLAADGFNVIGVPKTIDNDVVGTDRTFGFDTAVNIATEAIDRVHTTAEAHNRVMIVEVMGRHAGWIAIESGIAGGADIILIPEKTTYVNNACELIKRRHARGKDFSIVVVAEGAKIQMSPDSKREEMVIQDKKLDAFGHVRLGGVGYKLADLIEKETGYEARVVVLGYIQRGGSPTAFDRVLATRFGVHAIDFVSRGEYGNMVALHGSKIEPVPLSNVINKIKTIDQELIDTAEVFFG from the coding sequence ATGAGAGTCGGAATACTTACCGGAGGCGGCGATTGCCCGGGACTTAATGCGGTCATAAGAGCAGTTGTGCGCAAAGGTCTTGATGTCTACCACTACGAAATTTTGGGAATTTATGAAGGTTGGAAAGGTCTTATTAAAGAAGGCTTGATTCGCCCCCTGGCGCTAAGCGATGTATCGGGAATATTGCATCGAGGCGGAACCATTCTTCGTTCCTCCCGCACCAATCCGTTCAAGGTAGAGAACGGAGTGGAGACAATCAGAGCCAATTTGAAAAAGTATAATATTGAAGCGCTGATTGCGGTCGGGGGTGAAGATACTCTCGGTGTCGCCGCCCGTCTGGCGGCCGATGGTTTCAATGTGATTGGCGTCCCCAAAACGATTGATAACGATGTCGTTGGTACCGACCGGACATTTGGATTTGACACGGCTGTTAATATTGCCACCGAGGCGATTGACCGGGTTCACACGACGGCCGAGGCCCACAACCGGGTGATGATTGTCGAAGTTATGGGCCGTCACGCCGGCTGGATCGCAATCGAGTCGGGTATCGCCGGCGGCGCCGATATAATTCTCATTCCCGAAAAGACGACTTATGTCAATAATGCCTGCGAATTGATCAAAAGACGGCATGCCCGCGGCAAAGATTTCTCTATCGTAGTAGTTGCGGAAGGGGCCAAAATTCAAATGTCCCCCGATTCGAAGAGGGAAGAGATGGTAATCCAGGACAAGAAACTGGATGCTTTCGGGCATGTCCGGCTGGGCGGTGTCGGCTACAAACTGGCCGACCTGATTGAAAAGGAAACCGGTTATGAGGCCCGGGTGGTGGTTCTCGGCTATATTCAGCGCGGGGGATCCCCGACGGCGTTCGACCGTGTTCTGGCAACCCGTTTTGGCGTGCATGCCATCGATTTTGTCAGCCGCGGCGAATATGGCAATATGGTGGCGTTGCACGGTTCCAAAATCGAACCGGTCCCGCTTTCGAATGTTATAAATAAAATAAAGACGATTGATCAGGAATTGATCGATACCGCCGAGGTATTTTTTGGTTAA
- a CDS encoding hypothetical protein (Evidence 5 : Unknown function), whose translation MIQIKKIIGLTALFALSISASRGQGIQIDTLIPRDYLPKLRAIKTIHQVGHATMLGMSGKVEMWFAAPDRMTVSFDLGILKMIQGYDGGRAWIKDQNNQVMELTGNERKKVVNSVYLAGESYLVKDRMPGTVAYLKDTLISSQKYAIFSALPDGGDSIRIFLNRNSGRVDIAEEKMDEISIFTYSTDYRIIDGYPVAFDSRTESTLPQLNSVIKLDSVQFNVPVERAIFGAVADTTIDYFFPPDIDSVVVPMKYDKGHIFITARVAGEDSVYFVLDSGAGINIIDKTFAETHGIKFEGDIAAKGVAGYQSAAITEVDSIKLGEIVLLNQKEAVTDVASIGLVAPGTLGGVMGYDLASRFPFLVDYAGEKVIFYNPRRFHRPDSSLAIPFEFIMKIPAVTAEIDGYKGKFLIDLGNAFGLIIHKSFADKYNLEKGFTDIRDMNKAIGGVGGVSSAKAAVGESLLVGPVKIEKPPLLLAEGDSGILRSTEIDGNIGNLMLQQFSVLFDYSEKTVYFMPARR comes from the coding sequence GTGATACAAATAAAAAAAATAATCGGGCTGACGGCGTTGTTTGCCCTGTCGATTTCTGCGTCCCGAGGCCAGGGTATTCAAATAGATACTCTCATTCCGAGAGATTACCTGCCGAAACTCCGGGCCATAAAGACCATCCATCAGGTCGGGCATGCGACCATGCTGGGGATGAGCGGAAAGGTCGAAATGTGGTTCGCGGCTCCGGATCGGATGACGGTTTCATTTGATCTGGGGATATTGAAGATGATCCAGGGCTATGACGGTGGTCGCGCCTGGATAAAAGATCAAAATAATCAGGTTATGGAACTAACGGGAAATGAACGAAAAAAAGTGGTCAATTCCGTTTATCTGGCGGGAGAGTCATATCTGGTAAAGGATCGCATGCCGGGGACAGTCGCATATCTGAAAGACACTCTGATTTCATCTCAGAAATATGCGATATTTTCCGCTTTGCCGGACGGCGGCGATTCCATTCGAATATTTTTGAATCGCAACAGCGGCCGGGTCGATATCGCCGAAGAGAAAATGGATGAGATTTCAATTTTCACTTATTCGACCGATTATCGTATCATCGACGGATATCCGGTGGCCTTCGACAGCCGAACAGAATCAACCCTGCCGCAGCTGAATTCTGTAATTAAGCTTGATTCCGTTCAATTTAATGTTCCGGTCGAGCGGGCCATATTTGGCGCGGTCGCAGATACAACTATTGATTATTTTTTCCCTCCTGATATCGATTCTGTGGTCGTTCCCATGAAATACGATAAAGGTCATATCTTTATAACGGCCCGCGTAGCCGGAGAGGACAGTGTCTATTTTGTTCTCGATTCCGGCGCCGGAATAAACATCATTGATAAGACTTTTGCCGAGACCCATGGTATTAAATTCGAGGGCGATATCGCGGCCAAAGGCGTGGCCGGATACCAGTCGGCGGCCATTACGGAAGTTGACTCCATCAAATTAGGGGAAATTGTCCTATTAAATCAGAAGGAGGCCGTGACAGATGTCGCCTCCATCGGCCTTGTGGCCCCCGGAACATTAGGCGGTGTAATGGGTTACGATTTGGCGTCACGTTTTCCCTTTTTGGTTGATTACGCCGGTGAGAAGGTGATATTCTACAATCCCAGGAGATTCCACAGGCCGGACAGTTCACTGGCGATACCTTTTGAATTCATTATGAAAATTCCCGCCGTGACGGCCGAAATCGATGGATATAAGGGGAAATTTCTTATCGACCTGGGCAACGCCTTCGGGCTGATAATTCATAAATCTTTTGCGGATAAGTATAATCTGGAAAAGGGGTTTACCGACATTAGGGATATGAATAAGGCGATCGGAGGTGTTGGTGGCGTCTCATCGGCAAAAGCGGCCGTCGGAGAGAGTTTGCTCGTGGGACCGGTAAAGATTGAAAAGCCCCCGCTCTTGCTTGCGGAAGGGGACTCCGGGATATTGAGATCGACGGAAATTGACGGGAATATCGGCAACCTGATGTTGCAGCAATTCTCAGTTTTGTTCGATTATTCGGAGAAAACAGTCTATTTTATGCCGGCGCGCAGGTAA
- a CDS encoding Rod shape-determining protein RodA yields MKVDYRNLDWHLIGSALALSVIGIAMIYSAQYDASTGASLNYYLRQSLWLLVALLAFGVVIRIPLRTIDVASYVLYAGAFLLLLLVLVIGSSRMGASRWFDLGPLSFSPSDIAKLALLISLSRFFAYTRLPPQSKRRLSFSAVMAIVPAVLIMKQPDLGTSLVLIALLFSLWFWSGLSPLYILLIVSPLISLVAAFHWIPWVIYLILLIVYIMFLKPGFVFGVFTIAVNLAFGVFTPFIWNHLADYQKLRVITFLDPGRDPQRAGYQIIQSKIAIGSGGILGKGYLGGSQSQLKFLPERHTDFVFSVVGEELGLWGTLLVVGIFAYLFYRGMKIAARCRSKFASNLAWGALTILFFQFFVNIGMTLGLMPVTGLPLPFVSYGGTSLLLSWVLIGLIAMAEYQTDY; encoded by the coding sequence ATGAAGGTCGATTATAGAAATCTGGACTGGCACCTGATAGGTTCGGCATTGGCCCTGTCGGTTATCGGCATCGCTATGATATACTCGGCCCAATATGACGCCTCGACGGGCGCTTCCTTGAACTATTATCTCAGGCAGTCTCTCTGGCTCCTTGTCGCCCTGCTGGCTTTTGGGGTGGTAATCCGGATTCCTCTGCGGACGATCGATGTCGCTTCCTATGTTCTTTATGCGGGGGCCTTCCTGCTATTGTTGCTGGTACTTGTCATCGGCTCGTCGCGGATGGGAGCATCGCGCTGGTTTGACCTGGGCCCATTAAGTTTCTCGCCGTCCGATATCGCCAAATTGGCTCTGCTTATTTCGCTGTCCCGTTTCTTTGCCTATACCCGCCTGCCGCCGCAATCAAAAAGGCGTCTATCATTTTCGGCTGTCATGGCCATCGTTCCCGCGGTGCTGATCATGAAACAGCCCGATTTGGGGACTTCGCTGGTTCTAATTGCACTTCTCTTCTCGCTCTGGTTCTGGTCGGGATTGTCGCCTTTGTATATTCTGCTCATAGTCTCTCCTCTGATTTCACTGGTGGCCGCCTTCCACTGGATACCGTGGGTCATTTATCTGATTCTGCTGATAGTCTATATCATGTTCCTTAAGCCCGGCTTTGTATTCGGCGTTTTCACTATTGCGGTCAATCTGGCTTTCGGCGTCTTTACGCCGTTTATCTGGAATCACCTTGCCGATTATCAAAAACTCCGCGTAATTACATTTCTGGATCCGGGGCGCGATCCCCAACGGGCGGGTTATCAAATCATTCAATCCAAAATTGCCATAGGCTCAGGAGGAATTCTGGGGAAGGGGTATCTCGGGGGGTCTCAGAGTCAATTGAAATTTCTTCCGGAACGTCATACCGATTTCGTCTTTTCGGTAGTGGGGGAGGAACTGGGTTTATGGGGAACGCTTCTGGTAGTGGGCATATTTGCCTATCTATTTTATCGAGGGATGAAAATTGCGGCCCGGTGCCGCTCCAAGTTTGCCTCCAACCTGGCCTGGGGAGCCCTGACCATTTTGTTTTTCCAATTTTTCGTAAATATCGGCATGACCCTCGGCCTCATGCCGGTCACCGGCCTGCCATTGCCGTTCGTCAGTTATGGTGGGACTTCGTTACTTTTGTCCTGGGTTCTCATCGGACTAATCGCCATGGCCGAATATCAAACAGATTATTAA
- a CDS encoding conserved hypothetical protein (Evidence 4 : Unknown function but conserved in other organisms) — protein sequence MVRYYIDKDLRIRVAGGIMGLALLVIIGGLFYLQIFSHGYFLEQSENNRVRIRPIIPKRGVIYDRNMEMIADNRLSFTVSVVPCEMVKGVTLPRLAQLLKIDTSEIKQRMSANFAGIYIPALVRREQGIDVISALEENSEYYPGVSYGVESVRRYADSIAAETFIGYIAEVSPEEVDMASPKGYRPGRLVGKKGIEKSYDDYLRGLEGTDFIEVSARGKIIGSYEGRSSVPAVPGSDLVLGIDADLQRAAVRIFDSLHASGAVVAIDPRNGEILALASFPALDPNIFAEIIPNDIWQSIVADSSHPLLNRPLTGLYPPGSTAKLLTAGAALEKGVITPETLLRGCGGGMQFGNRFFKCWDPKGHGRLDVYHAVEQSCDVYFYQVGQLLGLDSWHEYAMESGFGKRTGIDIPGEFNGIIPSTKYYDKIYGKKQWSRLLIVNLAIGQGEFTITPLQLAQFYCGLANNGIVYKPHLVKEIRNPDGSVERIAPTVSFKLPFSDMTLSVLDQAAELVVQGSRGTAQRLRNKYYLVSGKTGTAQNPHGKDHSWFVGFAPSNDPRIVVCGLVENAGHGSEVAAPMVGKIIRQYLHPDSTTPPVAQSQIDRLAPKL from the coding sequence ATGGTCAGATACTATATTGACAAGGATCTGCGAATCAGGGTGGCCGGAGGGATAATGGGACTCGCCCTGCTGGTCATTATCGGGGGTCTCTTTTATCTCCAGATATTTTCTCACGGATATTTTCTCGAACAATCGGAAAACAACCGGGTTCGCATCCGGCCGATTATTCCCAAGCGGGGTGTGATCTACGACCGCAATATGGAGATGATTGCGGATAACAGGCTCTCCTTTACCGTCTCGGTCGTCCCGTGCGAAATGGTGAAAGGGGTCACATTACCGCGTTTGGCCCAGCTTCTCAAAATCGACACCAGCGAAATAAAGCAACGGATGTCGGCCAATTTCGCGGGGATTTATATTCCGGCCCTGGTCCGGCGCGAGCAGGGGATCGACGTTATTTCGGCCCTCGAGGAAAACAGCGAATATTACCCCGGGGTGAGTTATGGGGTGGAATCGGTCCGCCGCTACGCCGACAGTATCGCGGCGGAGACGTTTATCGGTTATATTGCAGAAGTTTCTCCGGAAGAAGTGGATATGGCGTCGCCCAAAGGGTATCGTCCCGGCCGGCTGGTGGGAAAAAAGGGGATTGAAAAATCGTATGATGATTATCTGCGGGGTCTGGAAGGAACCGATTTTATCGAAGTCTCGGCGCGGGGTAAGATAATCGGTTCCTATGAGGGGCGAAGCAGTGTGCCGGCGGTGCCGGGCTCTGATTTGGTTTTGGGGATCGATGCCGATTTGCAGCGGGCCGCGGTCAGAATATTCGACAGTCTTCATGCGAGCGGGGCGGTAGTGGCAATCGATCCGCGGAACGGGGAAATTTTGGCTCTGGCCTCGTTCCCGGCTCTGGATCCGAATATATTTGCGGAAATTATTCCTAACGATATCTGGCAGTCCATCGTGGCCGATTCCAGTCACCCGCTTCTTAATCGCCCGCTGACCGGTCTGTATCCGCCCGGTTCCACCGCGAAACTGCTGACGGCCGGCGCCGCTCTGGAGAAGGGTGTCATTACGCCGGAGACGCTTCTGAGAGGCTGCGGCGGCGGGATGCAGTTCGGAAACAGATTTTTCAAATGCTGGGATCCAAAAGGCCATGGGCGTCTTGATGTATATCATGCGGTTGAACAATCATGTGATGTCTATTTCTACCAGGTGGGTCAGTTGCTGGGGCTGGATTCCTGGCACGAATATGCGATGGAATCCGGTTTTGGGAAAAGGACCGGAATAGATATACCGGGGGAATTCAACGGAATTATTCCCAGCACCAAATACTATGACAAAATTTACGGCAAGAAACAGTGGTCACGACTGCTCATCGTGAATCTCGCCATCGGTCAGGGAGAATTTACCATTACGCCCTTGCAGCTGGCGCAATTTTACTGTGGACTGGCCAATAATGGCATCGTTTACAAACCGCATCTGGTCAAAGAAATCCGGAATCCCGACGGTTCCGTCGAGAGGATCGCCCCGACCGTATCTTTCAAATTGCCTTTTTCCGACATGACGCTGTCTGTTCTGGATCAGGCCGCGGAACTCGTGGTCCAGGGTTCCCGGGGGACGGCCCAGAGATTACGAAATAAATATTATCTCGTTTCCGGGAAAACCGGTACCGCTCAAAATCCTCATGGAAAAGATCATTCCTGGTTTGTCGGCTTTGCACCATCAAACGATCCTCGAATCGTAGTCTGCGGTCTGGTTGAAAACGCCGGACATGGTTCCGAGGTGGCCGCTCCCATGGTGGGGAAAATAATCAGACAATATCTGCACCCGGATTCGACCACGCCTCCGGTGGCGCAGAGTCAAATTGACAGACTGGCTCCCAAATTATGA
- a CDS encoding membrane hypothetical protein (Evidence 5 : Unknown function) — MRFILYIFLLFLLAFYNTILGEIISISGVSIDLAGLLVALVALYRGESTAIWFAIGAAIVTSTPRLDLMPYEMATLIGMSIIINMICNRMNFYSQASRLIMLIIFLLVHNMVITVVISSDGMFFALYRFILPGILYSIIFGWLYFVVHDGLFGFRRAGSVS; from the coding sequence GTGAGATTTATTCTTTATATTTTTCTCCTGTTTCTTCTGGCCTTTTATAACACCATTCTCGGGGAAATAATTTCTATTTCCGGGGTATCGATCGATCTGGCCGGATTGCTGGTCGCCCTGGTGGCGCTTTATCGCGGGGAATCGACGGCCATATGGTTCGCTATCGGGGCGGCTATAGTGACATCAACCCCCCGTCTGGACCTGATGCCGTATGAAATGGCGACTTTAATCGGGATGTCGATAATAATAAATATGATTTGCAATCGCATGAATTTCTATTCGCAGGCCTCGCGGCTGATCATGCTGATCATATTTCTTCTGGTTCATAATATGGTCATCACCGTGGTTATATCATCGGATGGAATGTTTTTTGCACTTTATCGTTTTATTCTCCCGGGCATACTTTATTCAATCATCTTCGGATGGCTCTATTTTGTCGTGCATGACGGTCTATTCGGTTTCCGGCGCGCCGGCTCGGTTTCGTGA
- a CDS encoding putative Cell shape-determining protein MreC (Evidence 3 : Putative function from multiple computational evidences) — MALFSTIFHKNRRVLSLISAIILLLLVSFSRGEVRPFLGYLSSTIFYSPFYRFKVNVENFRNAAEENRRLKNQLAESALQLSLLNETRRENQRLRELIGFAPPQDFHLVPVKVVSLLQHFYPISAVINKGSDDGIRENQAVVNRFGLVGKIKEVMPRYATVQLLTDPSNPISGRVARSRQIGIVKFSPDRGMYLDNLPADAEIKKGDLVTSSGLGGIYPPGLAIAVVDSVLPNTGEILKNVRLRPTVDFFEIDELYILSEADR; from the coding sequence ATGGCCTTGTTTTCGACGATTTTTCATAAAAATCGTCGCGTGTTAAGTTTAATTTCGGCTATTATTCTCTTATTGCTGGTTTCTTTCTCCAGAGGAGAGGTACGACCCTTCCTCGGGTATCTTTCCTCAACCATCTTTTATAGCCCTTTCTACCGTTTCAAGGTCAATGTAGAGAATTTTAGAAATGCGGCCGAAGAGAATCGGCGACTCAAGAACCAATTGGCGGAATCGGCCCTGCAACTAAGTCTTTTGAATGAAACCCGCCGGGAGAATCAGCGGCTGCGGGAATTGATAGGATTTGCCCCGCCCCAGGATTTTCATCTGGTTCCCGTCAAAGTCGTCTCTCTGCTTCAGCACTTCTATCCCATTTCGGCCGTAATAAACAAAGGGAGCGACGATGGCATAAGGGAAAATCAGGCCGTGGTCAATCGTTTCGGATTGGTGGGGAAAATCAAGGAAGTGATGCCGCGCTATGCCACGGTGCAATTGCTGACCGACCCTTCGAATCCGATTTCCGGACGGGTGGCGCGAAGCCGGCAGATCGGTATTGTGAAATTCTCGCCGGATCGCGGCATGTACCTGGACAATCTCCCGGCCGATGCCGAAATAAAGAAAGGGGATTTGGTGACATCTTCCGGTTTGGGAGGAATTTATCCCCCGGGCCTGGCGATTGCGGTGGTGGATTCGGTCCTGCCCAACACCGGGGAGATATTGAAAAATGTTCGGCTCCGGCCGACCGTGGACTTTTTTGAAATCGATGAACTCTATATATTATCCGAGGCCGACCGGTGA
- a CDS encoding PTS family fructose/mannitol porter component IIBC encodes MKLSKFCSEDLITFNLKAVEKDAVLKELVELAAKSNLVKDGAELLNDVKERENLVTTGVGYGVAFPHAKTKATKGIVIAFGRSEKGIEFDAMDHKPVQLFFLIAAPEDAIGAHLNVMARLSYIMKSEENRAKMMKVTSPGELLQMIDTVE; translated from the coding sequence ATGAAACTATCGAAATTCTGTTCGGAAGATTTGATTACTTTTAATCTCAAAGCGGTCGAGAAAGACGCGGTTCTAAAGGAACTGGTGGAGCTGGCGGCCAAGTCCAACCTCGTAAAAGACGGCGCCGAATTGCTTAATGATGTCAAGGAAAGGGAGAATCTGGTGACCACCGGCGTTGGGTACGGCGTGGCTTTCCCTCATGCCAAGACCAAAGCCACCAAGGGAATTGTCATCGCTTTTGGACGATCCGAGAAGGGGATAGAATTCGACGCCATGGATCATAAGCCGGTGCAGCTTTTCTTCTTGATCGCCGCCCCGGAAGATGCGATCGGGGCCCATTTGAACGTAATGGCCCGCCTGTCCTATATAATGAAATCGGAGGAGAACCGCGCCAAGATGATGAAAGTGACATCGCCGGGTGAACTGCTTCAGATGATCGATACCGTCGAATGA
- a CDS encoding conserved hypothetical protein (Evidence 4 : Unknown function but conserved in other organisms), whose amino-acid sequence MPISDELMSIIVCPKCKGALKYAEDRDSLNCENCRLIFSIDDGIPILLIDEAENY is encoded by the coding sequence ATGCCGATTTCGGACGAACTGATGAGTATTATTGTCTGCCCCAAATGCAAGGGGGCGCTGAAATATGCCGAGGACCGGGACAGTCTCAATTGTGAAAATTGCCGCCTGATATTTTCCATTGATGACGGTATCCCGATTCTTCTCATAGATGAAGCAGAAAATTATTAG